The proteins below are encoded in one region of Anoplopoma fimbria isolate UVic2021 breed Golden Eagle Sablefish chromosome 19, Afim_UVic_2022, whole genome shotgun sequence:
- the LOC129108281 gene encoding leucine-rich repeat neuronal protein 3-like, translating to MKETAVVACLLAELSLAAFVLASEGSDRCPALCRCEIRPWFSPSSIYSEAATVDCNDLGLSVLPERLPSETQVLLLQTNNIVNVEKTLDYLANITEIDLSQNNISSVSDVCLGSLPRLLSLHMEENWIQELSDSCLTSLPNLQEFYINHNLIFSITPAAFKGLSRLLRLHLNSNRLTSINSQWFQHLPHLEILMLGENPIIELSDMNFKPLANLRSLVLAKMNLTEMPENALVGLENLESLSFFDNLLSCVPRAALTRVQNLKFLDLNKNPIERIQRGDFMDMMHLKELGINSMPELVSIDSFALNNLPELTKIEATNNPRLSYIHPRAFHKLPRLETLMLNSNALSALHRGTVESLPNLREVSLHSNPIRCDCVIRWVNMNRTAIRFMEPDSLFCVEPPEYQGQHVRQVHFREMTEICLPLISPRSLPDRVEVGKGRSVSLHCRAFGEPEPEIFWVTPSGDRVLPGSVSDKYYMHPEGTFDLYDATEQEAGSYTCIAHNLVGADLKSVMVAVDGYIAQRLDQPLQVYITSVQSHSVRVSWESTGGLVSRLNWSVLAQGSGLLMPFTARLPADVKEYHIKQLKPSTCYQVCVQVTAAQPGFSRDCVNVTTKEAATPRGTTENWDGLVMASCAVFFIVVAVACSVIYTSMYSQVFYRKLISDPAETLLIPSTHNSSSSSSSSSFLEFGVSGIKVRATVIDLPDDSM from the coding sequence ATGAAGGAGACAGCGGTTGTGGCTTGTTTGCTGGCGGAGCTGTCTCTGGCTGCTTTTGTTCTGGCCTCTGAGGGGTCCGATCGCTGCCCCGCTTTGTGTCGATGTGAGATACGACCCTGGTTCTCGCCCAGCTCTATTTACAGCGAGGCCGCCACAGTGGACTGTAACGACTTGGGCCTGTCGGTGCTGCCGGAGAGACTCCCCTCAGAAAcacaggtgctgctgctgcagacaaacaacatCGTTAATGTGGAGAAAACTTTGGATTACTTGGCCAACATCACTGAAATCGACTTGTCTCAGAATAACATTTCCTCGGTGAGCGATGTTTGTCTGGGGTCTCTCCCCCGGCTGCTGTCTCTCCACATGGAGGAGAACTGGATTCAGGAGCTGTCTGACAGCTGCCTCACTTCCTTGCCCAACCTGCAGGAGTTCTACATCAACCACAACCTGATTTTCTCCATCACCCCCGCAGCGTTCAAGGGCCTGTCCAGGCTGCTGAGGCTCCATCTCAATTCCAATCGACTGACAAGCATCAACAGCCAGTGGTTCCAGCATCTGCCCCACCTGGAGATATTGATGTTGGGAGAAAACCCCATCATTGAGCTGTCAGACATGAACTTCAAACCCCTGGCGAACCTCCGGAGCCTCGTGCTTGCCAAGATGAATCTGACTGAAATGCCGGAAAATGCTCTAGTTGGCCTTGAGAACTTGGAGAGCCTCTCGTTCTTTGACAACCTGCTCAGTTGTGTCCCCCGAGCGGCGTTGACAAGAGTCCAGAATTTGAAGTTTCTGGATTTGAATAAGAACCCCATTGAGAGGATCCAGAGAGGGGACTTCATGGACATGATGCATCTCAAGGAGCTCGGCATCAACAGCATGCCGGAGCTCGTCTCCATCGACAGCTTTGCCCTGAACAACCTGCCGGAGCTGACGAAAATCGAGGCCACCAACAACCCCCGGCTGTCCTACATCCACCCGAGGGCCTTCCACAAGCTCCCCAGGCTGGAGACCCTGATGCTGAACAGCAACGCTCTGAGCGCGCTCCACCGCGGCACCGTGGAGTCCCTACCCAACCTCAGAGAGGTCAGCCTGCACAGCAACCCCATCCGCTGCGACTGCGTCATCCGCTGGGTCAACATGAACCGGACCGCCATTCGGTTCATGGAGCCCGACTCCTTGTTCTGTGTGGAGCCTCCGGAGTACCAAGGCCAGCACGTCCGACAGGTGCACTTCAGGGAGATGACGGAGATCTGCCTTCCTCTGATCTCACCGAGGAGCCTCCCGGATCGGGTCGAAGTCGGCAAAGGGAGGTCTGTGTCGCTGCACTGCCGGGCGTTTGGTGAACCAGAGCCTGAGATCTTCTGGGTGACGCCGTCGGGTGACAGGGTTCTACCCGGGAGCGTGTCCGATAAGTACTACATGCACCCCGAGGGAACCTTTGACCTCTACGATGCCACGGAGCAGGAAGCAGGCTCGTACACCTGCATCGCCCACAATCTTGTCGGGGCGGACCTGAAGTCTGTGATGGTTGCTGTAGACGGATACATCGCCCAGCGTTTAGATCAACCGCTACAGGTTTACATCACATCTGTCCAGTCTCATTCTGTCCGGGTTTCCTGGGAGAGCACGGGGGGGTTGGTATCACGACTAAATTGGTCAGTTTTAGCCCAGGGCAGCGGCCTTTTGATGCCATTCACAGCCAGGCTTCCCGCTGATGTCAAAGAGTACCACATCAAACAGCTGAAGCCCTCCACCTGCTACCAGGTTTGCGTTCAGGTCACTGCGGCTCAGCCTGGATTCAGCAGGGACTGTGTCAATGTGACCACAAAGGAGGCGGCCACCCCGAGGGGGACAACTGAGAACTGGGACGGTCTTGTGATGGCGTCTTGCGCTGTGTTTTTTATCGTGGTTGCCGTGGCTTGCTCCGTCATCTATACCTCTATGTACAGCCAAGTGTTTTACAGGAAACTGATTTCAGACCCGGCTGAGACGCTGCTCATTCCCAGCACTCAtaactcctcctcttcttcttcttcttcttctttcctggAATTCGGTGTGTCTGGGATCAAGGTGAGGGCTACTGTAATAGACTTACCGGATGACTCCATGTAA